The Symphalangus syndactylus isolate Jambi chromosome 23, NHGRI_mSymSyn1-v2.1_pri, whole genome shotgun sequence genome has a window encoding:
- the LOC134735733 gene encoding skin secretory protein xP2-like: protein MSGAERREPIGCLTCPSEGWGGQDGGCGRGSSLLSSPAHQPSPSLPPPSLQERAFAPPPPCSEGPPLLRFPPVQSLVPVGPAAPAPALSGPAAAPITSAACPAPPFGAPGRGRAGRRAGRRGPGSGARSSPAPASVASAVPPPGPRWGLGPAAAAAPGGGGGMEPLLLPLPPRSPAEGREGSAPRQDPPLRPPPATSTPSLAPSLTLRAFPLNRSESAKEGESGKKSPRPCPAWRRPGRCGEERGGAAAATGHRPRLGLTVAVRARRGHRAETRSAPAAIDPCAPRPCPPRGEPDKRAVDVRV from the exons ATGAGCGGGGCAGAGAGGCGAGAGCCCATTGGCTGCCTCACCTGCCCGTCAGAG GGCTGGGGGGGACAAGATGGCGGCTGCGGGAGGGGGTCCTCGCTTCTCAGCTCCCCCGCTCACCAGCCTTCTCCTTCCCTGCCGCCGCCCTCGCTCCAGGAGAGAGCTTTCGCACCGCCCCCGCCCTGCTCGGAAGGCCCCCCGCTTCTCCGGTTTCCCCCCGTGCAGTCCCTGGTCCCCGTAGGCCCCGCTGCCCCCGCCCCCGCTCTGTCCGGCCCCGCTGCCGCCCCCATTACCTCAGCCGCCTGCCCGGCCCCACCGTTCGGGGCCCCTGGGCGCGGGCGGGCCGGCCGCCGAGCAGGTCGGCGCGGCCCGGGAAGCGGAGCGCGGTCTTCTCCCGCGCCTGCCTCCGTGGCCTCCGCCGTGCCCCCTCCCGGCCCGCGCTGGGGCCTCGGCCCGGCTGCCGCCGCCGCTCCcgggggaggagggggaatggagccgctgctgctgccgctgccgccACGGAGCCCGGCCGAGGGGAGGGAGGGATCAGCCCCCAGGCAGGATCCGCCCCTCCGGCCTCCCCCCGCCACCTCCACCCcttccctcgctccctccctgACTCTGCGGGCTTTCCCGCTGAACAGGAGCGAGAGCGCGAAAGAGGGGGAATCGGGAAAAAAATCCCCCCGCCCATGCCCGGCGTGGCGGCGGCCGGGGCGGTGCGGAGAGGAACGCGGAGGCGCCGCCGCCGCCACGGGGCACCGTCCCCGGCTCGGCCTCACGGTGGCGGTGCGGGCGCGGCGGGGACACCGAGCAGAGACCAGGTCTGCGCCCGCCGCGATCGATCCCTGCGCACCACGGCCCTGCCCGCCACGGGGCGAGCCCGATAAGAGGGCTGTGGACGTTCGGGTCTAG
- the BRPF3 gene encoding bromodomain and PHD finger-containing protein 3 isoform X3 encodes MRKPRRKSRQNAEGRRSPSPYSLKCSPTRETLTYAQAQRIVEVDIDGRLHRISIYDPLKIITEDELTAQDITECNSNKENSEQPQFPGKSKKPSSKGKKKESCSKHASGTSFHLPQPSFRMVDSGIQPEAPPLPAAYYRYIEKPPEDLDAEVEYDMDEEDLAWLDMVNEKRRVDGHSLVSADTFELLLDRLEKESYLESRSSGAQQSLIDEDAFCCVCLDDECHNSNVILFCDICNLAVHQECYGVPYIPEGQWLCRCCLQSPSRPVDCVLCPNKGGAFKQTSDGHWAHVVCAIWIPEVCFANTVFLEPIEGIDNIPPARWKLTCYICKQKGLGAAIQCHKVNCYTAFHVTCAQRAGLFMKIEPMRETSLNGTIFTVRKTAYCEAHSPPGAATARRKGDSPRSISETGDEEGLKEGDGEEEEEEEVEEEEQEGQGGVSGPLKGVPKKNKMSLKQKIKKEPEEAGQDTPSTLPMLAVPQIPSYRLNKICSGLSFQRKNQFMQRLHNYWLLKRQARNGVPLIRRLHSHLQSQRNAEQREQDEKTSAVKEELKYWQKLRHDLERARLLIELIRKREKLKREQVKVQQAAMELELMPFNVLLRTTLDLLQEKDPAHIFAEPVNLSEVPDYLEFISKPMDFSTMRRKLESHLYRTLEEFEEDFNLIVTNCMKYNAKDTIFHRAAVRLRDLGGAILRHARRQAENIGYDHERGTHLPESPKLEDFYRFSWEDVDNILIPENRAHLSPEVQLKELLEKLDLVSAMRSSGARTRRVRLLRREINALRQKLAQPPPPQPPSLNKTVSNGELPAGPQGDAAVLEQALQEEPEDDGDRDDSKLPPPPTLEPTGPAPSLSEQESPPEPPTLKPINDSKPPSRFLKPRKVEEDELLEKSPLQLGSEPLQRLLSDNGINRLSLMAPDTPAGTPLSGVGRRTSVLFKKAKNGVKLQRSPDRVLENGEDHGVAGSPASPASIEEERHSRKRPRSRSCSESEGERSPQQEEETGITNGFGKHTESGSDSECSLGLSGGLAFEACSGLTPPKRSRGKPALSRVPFLEGVNGDSDYNGSDHRSQDAPGGPPAQWRSHPCPPAGRAEAGRAETGRGWREALPCPLL; translated from the exons ATGAGGAAGCCTCGTCGGAAGTCCCGGCAGAATGCCGAGGGCCGGCGTTCCCCGTCCCCCTACAGTCTCAAGTGTTCACCCACCCGGGAGACCCTGACATATGCCCAGGCCCAGCGGATTGTCGAGGTAGACATTGATGGACGCCTGCATCGTATCAGCATCTATGACCCACTCAAAATCATCACTGAGGATGAGCTAACTGCCCAGGATATCACCGAATGCAATAGTAACAAGGAAAACAGTGAACAGCCTCAGTTCCCTGGCAAGTCCAAGAAACCCTCATCCAAGggcaaaaagaaggaatcctgcTCCAAGCATGCATCTGGTACTTCCTTCCACCTCCCACAGCCCAGCTTCCGTATGGTGGACTCAGGCATCCAGCCAGAAGCACCCCCGCTGCCTGCTGCCTACTATCGCTACATTGAGAAGCCACCTGAAGACCTGGATGCAGAGGTAGAGTATGACATGGATGAGGAGGACCTTGCCTGGCTGGACATGGTGAATGAAAAGCGGCGAGTAGATGGGCACAGTTTGGTGTCTGCAGACACCTTTGAGCTGCTGTTAGACCGGCTTGAGAAAGAGTCATACTTGGAGAGTCGCAGCAGTGGGGCCCAACAGTCACTCATCGATGAAGACGCTTTCTGCTGTGTGTGCCTGGATGATGAATGTCACAATAGCAACGTTATTCTCTTCTGTGACATCTGCAACCTGGCAGTACACCAGGAGTGCTATGGCGTCCCCTACATCCCTGAGGGCCAGTGGCTGTGCCGCTGCTGCCTGCAGTCTCCCTCCCGGCCTGTGGATTGCGTCCTTTGCCCCAATAAGGGTGGCGCCTTCAAACAGACCAGTGATGGGCACTGGGCTCATGTGGTGTGTGCCATCTGGATCCCTGAAGTCTGCTTTGCTAACACCGTGTTCTTGGAACCTATTGAGGGCATTGACAATATCCCGCCTGCCCGCTGGAAACTAACCTGCTATATCTGCAAGCAGAAAGGGCTAGGTGCAGCCATCCAGTGCCATAAGGTGAACTGCTACACAGCATTCCATGTGACATGTGCACAGCGGGCTGGGCTCTTCATGAAGATTGAGCCCATGCGCGAAACCAGCCTCAATGGCACCATCTTTACAGTGCGCAAGACTGCCTACTGTGAGGCCCACTCACCACCAGGTGCTGCCACTGCTAGGAGGAAGGGCGACTCCCCTAGAAGCATCAGTGAGACTGGTGATGAGGAAGGGCTGAAGGAGGGtgatggagaggaggaagaagaggaagaagtagaggaagaggagcaggaaggCCAAGGCGGGGTGAGTGGCCCCCTCAAGGGAGTGCCCAAGAAGAACAAGATGAGTTTGAAGCAGAAGATCAAGAAGGAGCCAGAGGAAGCAGGCCAAGACACACCCTCCACTCTCCCCATGCTCGCTGTCCCACAGATACCCTCTTACAG GTTGAACAAGATCTGTAGTGGTCTCTCCTTTCAGAGGAAAAACCAGTTTATGCAGCGGCTTCACAACTATTGGCTGTTGAAGCGGCAGGCACGGAATGGTGTCCCTCTTATCCGGCGCTTGCACTCCCATCTGCAGTCCCAAAGAAACGCTGAGCAG CGAGAGCAGGATGAGAAGACAAGTGCAGTGAAGGAAGAGCTGAAGTATTGGCAGAAGCTCCGGCATGACTTGGAGCGGGCGCGGCTGCTGATTGAGCTGATTCGGAAGAGAGAGAAGCTCAAACGAGAGCAG GTCAAAGTCCAGCAGGCTGCCATGGAGCTGGAGCTGATGCCATTCAATGTTTTGTTGAGGACAACACTGGACCTGCTGCAGGAGAAGGATCCTGCACACATCTTCGCAGAACCAGTCAACTTGAGTGAG GTTCCAGATTACCTGGAATTCATATCCAAGCCAATGGATTTTTCTACTATGAGGCGGAAGCTGGAGTCCCACCTGTACCGCACCTTGGAGGAGTTTGAGGAGGACTTTAACCTTATAGTTACCAACTGCATGAAGTATAATGCTAAAGACACAATTTTCCACCGAGCAGCTGTCCGCCTGCGGGACCTGGGAGGGGCCATCCTACGGCACGCCCGGCGGCAGGCAGAGAACATCGGCTATGACCACGAGAGGGGCACTCACCTGCCCGAGTCACCCAAATTGGAAGACTTTTACCGCTTCTCCTGGGAAGACG TGGACAACATCCTCATCCCAGAGAACCGGGCCCATTTGTCCCCAGAGGTGCAGCTGAAGGAGCTGCTGGAGAAACTGGACCTGGTGAGCGCCATGCGGTCCAGTGGGGCCCGCACCCGCCGTGTCCGCCTGCTACGCCGGGAGATCAATGCCCTTCGGCAGAAGCTGgcacagccaccaccaccacaaccaccatcaCTCAACAAGACAGTATCCAATGGGGAGCTGCCAGCAGGGCCCCAGGGGGATGCAGCTGTGCTGGAGCAGGCCTTGCAGGAGGAGCCAGAAGACGATGGGGACAGAG atGACTCCAAACTGCCTCCTCCGCCAACCCTGGAGCCCACTGGGCCTGCACCTTCCTTGTCTGAGCAAGAATCCCCCCCGGAGCCCCCTACTCTGAAACCCATCAATGATAGCAAACCTCCAAGCCGGTTCCTAAAGCCCAGAAAGGTGGAAGAAGATGAACTCTTGGAAAAATCACCACTGCAGCTAGGGAGTGAGCCTTTGCAACGCTTGCTCAGTGACAATGGCATCAACAGACTATCCCTCATGGCCCCTGACACCCCAGCCGGTACCCCACTTAGTGGTGTGGGTCGCCGCACATCAGTCCTCTTCAAGAAGGCCAAGAATGGGGTTAAGCTACAGAGAAGCCCAGACAGGGTCCTGGAGAATGGCGAGGACCATGGTGTGGCAGGCTCTCCTGCCTCTCCAGCCAGCATCGAGGAAGAGCGCCACTCCCGGAAGCGGCCAAGGAGCAGGAGCTGTAGTGAGAGCGAAGGGGAGAGGTCCCCCcagcaggaggaagagacag